In the Girardinichthys multiradiatus isolate DD_20200921_A chromosome 4, DD_fGirMul_XY1, whole genome shotgun sequence genome, one interval contains:
- the ddx28 gene encoding probable ATP-dependent RNA helicase DDX28, producing MQTLKVGWVAPAALKALGSGRLFYPELITASLGHHFSIRQSRFCRTGLNSEDTVVIRIPRYLTKRVDNVKQTRGKSQIRTVKAGPLMIQSRNSSLNQSTGYIVGKFEQPVLCSKGWKHNKSTGDYFTINNTKEVPPFIAGIQKEDTEQKASTTFQNFHICKELVETLERNGITHPTVVQLQTIPKVMRGHNILCAAETGSGKTLSYLLPVVHRLQANMQAENTDRIRALVLVPSRELAEQVAAVSRTLCAPLGLRTRTVGGGRGVGHIRMVFKKDHPDILVATPGALVKALHRNCLDFIELNFLVVDEADTMFDPSFSGLLEEILSHANIASDPRETRGLGHKAQLLMVGATFPDGVGEVLSKVTDLGRIITIKSKMLHFLMPHVKQTFLKVKGASKILELYQALNKLQHENGGGAALVFCNKSSTVNWLGYSLEEMGVKHSRLQGEMPAVVRAGIFHSFQKGTVNVLICTDIASRGLDTTRVRLVVNYDFPESHTDYIHRAGRVGRAGGVEDGEVLSFVTHPWDVELVQNIEMAARRRTSLPGMKSDIQEPKANVVNTQ from the coding sequence ATGCAGACTTTGAAGGTCGGCTGGGTAGCTCCAGCAGCTTTAAAAGCCCTCGGATCAGGCAGGCTCTTCTACCCTGAGCTCATCACAGCGTCTTTAGGACATCATTTCTCTATAAGACAGTCTCGCTTCTGTCGAACTGGGCTGAACTCAGAGGACACGGTCGTTATCCGCATCCCTCGTTACTTGACAAAGCGCGTAGACAATGTGAAGCAAACCCGAGGCAAATCCCAGATCAGAACCGTCAAAGCGGGCCCGCTGATGATCCAGAGCAGGAACTCATCCCTAAACCAGTCTACTGGGTACATCGTGGGGAAGTTCGAGCAGCCCGTCCTCTGCTCGAAAGGATGGAAACACAATAAGTCAACCGGTGACTACTTCACCATCAACAACACTAAGGAAGTACCTCCTTTTATTGCAGGCATCCAGAAGGAGGATACTGAGCAGAAAGCAtccacaacatttcaaaactttCACATCTGCAAGGAGCTGGTTGAAACTTTGGAGAGAAACGGGATCACGCACCCCACTGTTGTCCAGCTGCAGACCATCCCGAAGGTTATGAGAGGTCACAACATCCTGTGTGCTGCAGAGACGGGCAGTGGGAAGACCCTGAGCTACCTGCTGCCTGTTGTTCACAGACTGCAGGCAAATATGCAAGCCGAGAACACAGACAGGATCCGAGCTCTGGTTCTGGTGCCCTCCAGGGAGCTGGCTGAGCAGGTGGCAGCCGTGTCCAGGACTCTGTGTGCTCCGTTGGGTTTACGCACAAGGACTGTGGGTGGTGGCCGAGGTGTGGGCCACATTAGGATGGTCTTTAAAAAGGATCATCCAGATATTTTAGTGGCCACTCCAGGTGCCCTGGTTAAAGCCCTGCATAGAAACTGTTTGGATTTCATTGAGCTGAACTTCTTGGTTGTAGATGAGGCCGACACTATGTTTGACCCCAGCTTCTCTGGTTTACTGGAGGAGATTTTGTCTCATGCAAACATTGCGAGTGATCCCAGGGAGACACGTGGCCTGGGTCATAAAGCCCAGCTGCTCATGGTCGGGGCGACCTTCCCAGATGGTGTTGGCGAAGTTCTCAGCAAGGTGACAGACCTGGGCAGAATTATTACAATTAAGAGCAAGATGCTGCACTTTCTAATGCCCCACGTCAAGCAGACGTTCCTGAAGGTAAAAGGTGCCAGCAAAATCCTGGAGCTCTACCAAGCCCTGAATAAGCTACAGCATGAAAATGGAGGGGGAGCTGCTCTAGTGTTCTGCAACAAGTCTTCCACTGTGAACTGGCTGGGCTACTCACTCGAGGAGATGGGGGTCAAGCACTCTCGACTGCAGGGGGAGATGCCTGCAGTGGTGCGGGCGGGAATCTTTCATTCCTTCCAGAAGGGCACTGTAAATGTCCTAATATGCACTGACATAGCTTCACGTGGCCTGGACACTACCAGGGTGCGCTTGGTTGTAAACTACGACTTCCCAGAATCCCACACAGACTACATCCATCGAGCAGGGAGAGTGGGGAGAGCGGGAGGGGTGGAGGACGGGGAGGTGCTCAGCTTCGTCACTCACCCCTGGGATGTGGAGCTGGTGCAGAACATCGAGATGGCAGCTCGCAGGAGGACCAGTTTGCCAGGGATGAAATCTGATATCCAGGAACCAAAAGCTAATGTGGTAAACACACAGTAA